One genomic region from Phragmites australis chromosome 1, lpPhrAust1.1, whole genome shotgun sequence encodes:
- the LOC133919195 gene encoding myosin-17-like isoform X1: MASMSNIVIGSHVWVEDKDFAWVDGEVFRIDGQNAHVRTTKGKTVIANTSDIHPKDTEASPDGVDDMTRLSYLHEPGVLDNLAVRYAKNIIYTYTGNILIAINPFQRLPNLVDVRTMEKYKGANLGDLEPHVFAIADVSYRQMINEGKSNSILVSGESGAGKTETTKLLMRYLAFLGGRSVTGARTVEQQVLESNPVLEAFGNAKTVRNNNSSRFGKFVEIQFGKSGKISGAAIRTYLLERSRVCQINSPERNYHCFYFLCAAPSEDLKKYKLGDPSSFHYLNQSTCIKVDGINDAEEYLATRNAMDTVGITEQEQEAIFRVVAAVLHLGNINFVKGREVDSSIIKDDKSRFHLNTAGELLMCDCEKLENALINREINTPEGVITTTVGPHSATISRDGLAKQIYSRLFDWLVNRINASIGQDPDSNQLIGVLDIYGFESFKTNSFEQLCINFTNEKLQQHFNQNVFKMEQEEYTREQINWSYIEFVDNQDVLDLIEKKPGGIIALLDEACMFPKSTHETLSQKLYEKFKSHKRFAKPKLSRTAFTIQHYAGDVIYQSDQFLDKNKDYVVAEHQELLYASKCSFVSGLFPPVTEENTKSSKSSIATRFKMQLHELMETLSSTEPHYIRCIKPNSVLKPAIFENTNVLQQLRCSGVLEAIRISCAGYPTRKLFHDFLHRFRILSPEILKENNDEKVACQKILDKIGLQGYQIGRTKVFLRAGQMAELDARRTEMRNNAARGVQSQFRTHVAREQFLILRNTSICLQSFVRARLACKLHELLRQQAAALKIQKNTRWYFAWKTYCQLRLSATTLQTGLRAMAARNEFNFRKQNKASIHIQSRWRCHRDYSNYIKLKRAALTYQCAWRRRVARKELRKLRMAARDTQALKVAKEKLEERVEELTSRLGLEKKLRTDLEKSKAEEVSKLQAALHEMEQRVEEVTAMQERESAKKAVEEALVQEREKISLLTTEIEGLKALLVAEREENDLTKKAHANALEGNEELNKKVKDAEEKIKQFSDIVQRLEVTVREGEALLLTERQQSEAVSTALAESQARNEALVSKLEDAVKQNDLLHEAIKRFEEAMANLESSLSVEKQQHEASVVELTEAREKIEELQREVGDTDEKSTMLQTTIQRLEERLREKDDLLTTERQESEATKQLLSESQDRNQELLNKIEDAEKNIAHFQDTIQRHEEIMTVLETSLRTERQQNDAMMKQLADSQGEIGELQKKLEDADGRSSLLQDSLQRLEEDATTREALLVAEKQENEVTKRTLTEALDQIEELVKEVECANHSVHQLQDIIQRLEQSAVAREATLLTESQEKDATSKALAEAQGRIEDLLKEIYSANRKIDQLQKTVERLEEGATTTDALYFAERQEHDQTKKTLSEAQEMNKELLTKIVEAEQNRGQLLENVKRLEKDSTTRESLLLMTKQSHDDTIKVLAEAQERNQDLMNKVEDSDRKIGLLEDSVKSFEKSTADKDSLLAIERHEHSETKKELAGAQKKIEELLNEVQDIHANITELEDSIRRLEGNLGSTEALLLAEKEQNASTLRLLTEAQSKIEELIKKLEDADRKSDSLRDTIKRLEQDGTAKDALLLTEKQAHEGTQKTLTEAQERNEELLKKIHDDDKHILQLQFTIQRLEENTVANENLLLREREQNDTTTKAHIESQERYEELLKKFVDVDRKIDLLQDTIERLGENTTTKDALLLSERHEKDATKKALAEAEEKNEELQMKVEYANEKIDHLQNTINKLQENIAAKDVSLEASMQENSTIRKSLAEAQERNDELLKKISDSEYRIHLLQDTVQKLQVDAISRLSSFVMEKQESDAAKRAVTEAHERNEDLLKRNEDLLKRNDDLIKKIEESGKIVAQLQEALQRLERKAANLEAENQVLRQQATATPPSTAKSSASRSKITRIHRSPENGHILNGDIKQTEMKPSTGTSEAIPPSVGNVPDLSNQKDFEHGEKLQRVLNQKYQHQQPQDDQQWLLTCISQYLGFSGSKPVAALLIYQCILHWRSFEAMKTNVFDSILQTINSATEAQNDMRTLAYWLSNLSTLTVLLQRSFKTTRTAISTPQRRRFSSERIFHANQTSNAGLAYLSGQSVVGSGGLPQVEAKYPALLFKQQLVDLIEKVYGMISDSVKKELNPLLELCIQDPRTSHSSLAKGHLNGMAQQNQLAHWLGIVKILNSYLDVLRANHVPSILVHKLFTQIFSLIDVQLFNRLLLRRECCSFSNGEYVRAGLAELKHWSDNAAREFAGSAWEALRHIRQAVDFLVISLKPMRTLREIHTDVCPALSIQQLERIVSMYWDDVNGTNTISAEFTSSLKAAVHEESNTVTTFSILLDDDSSIPFSLDDITKTLPVIEVADDDLLSFVHENPSFAFLLQRE; encoded by the exons ATG GCTTCGATGTCAAACATTGTTATAGGCTCTCATGTATGGGTGGAAGATAAAGATTTTGCCTGGGTTGATGGTGAGGTCTTCCGAATTGATGGTCAAAATGCCCATGTTCGCACAACCAAGGGAAAGACG GTCATTGCAAATACATCGGATATACACCCTAAAGATACAGAAGCATCTCCGGATGGAGTTGATGACATGACAAGGTTATCATACTTGCATGAGCCTGGTGTTCTAGATAACCTGGCTGTCAGATATgccaaaaatataatttat ACCTACACTGGCAATATTTTGATTGCAATAAATCCATTCCAAAGACTGCCTAATCTGGTTGATGTCCGTACTATGGAAAAATACAAAGGTGCAAATCTTGGTGACCTAGAACCTCATGTATTTGCAATAGCCGACGTCTCTTATAG GCAAATGATAAATGAAGGAAAGAGTAACTCCATTTTGGTCAGTGGTGAAAGTGGTGCTGGTAAGACTGAAACTACAAAGTTATTGATGAGATATCTTGCATTTCTGGGTGGGCGATCTGTAACAGGAGCGAGGACAGTTGAACAGCAAGTTTTAGAA TCTAACCCAGTCCTTGAAGCTTTTGGGAATGCAAAAACTGTTCgaaacaacaattcaag TCGATTTGGTAAATTTGTTGAAATCCAATTTGGCAAGAGTGGAAAGATATCTGGTGCTGCCATTAGAACTTACTTGCTTGAGAGATCTCGAGTCTGCCAAATTAATAGCCCAGAGAGAAACTACCATTGCTTTTACTTCTTGTGTGCAGCACCATCAGAG GATCTAAAGAAGTATAAGCTGGGGGACCCATCTTCGTTTCACTATCTCAATCAGTCAACATGCATCAAAGTTGATGGGATTAATGATGCTGAAGAATATCTTGCAACAAGAAATGCAATGGATACTGTTGGCATCACTGAGCAAGAACAG GAAGCTATATTCCGGGTTGTTGCTGCTGTGCTTCATCTTGGAAACATTAACTTTGTGAAAGGGAGAGAGGTAGATTCATCTATAATAAAGGATGACAAATCTAGATTCCATCTTAATACAGCAGGAGAGCTCTTGAT GTGTGATTGTGAGAAGTTGGAGAATGCCTTGATAAATAGGGAAATAAATACACCAGAAGGAGTGATTACCACTACAGTTGGTCCTCATTCTGCTACTATTAGCCGGGATGGTTTAGCAAAACAGATATACTCTCGATTATTTGACTG GCTTGTAAATAGAATAAATGCATCAATAGGACAAGACCCAGACTCGAACCAACTGATTGGGGTACTTGATATATATGGCTTTGAAAGTTTTAAAACTAACAG TTTTGAACAACTATGCATCAATTTTACCAATGAAAAACTCCAGCAACATTTTAACCAG AATGTCTTTAAAATGGAGCAGGAAGAGTACACAAGGGAGCAGATTAATTGGAGTTACATAGAGTTTGTTGACAACCAAGATGTACTTGACTTGATTGAGAAG AAACCAGGTGGAATTATTGCACTTCTTGATGAAGCCTG CATGTTCCCAAAGTCGACACATGAGACATTATCTCAGAAGCTGTATGAAAAGTTCAAGAGCCACAAAAGATTTGCCAAACCAAAGCTTTCTCGTACTGCATTTACAATTCAACATTATGCTGGAGAT GTAATATATCAATCTGATCAATTCCTGGACAAAAACAAAGACTATGTGGTAGCAGAGCATCAGGAATTACTTTATGCTTCCAAGTGTTCTTTTGTATCAGGGTTATTTCCACCAGTGACAGAAGAGAAcacaaaatcatcaaaatcctCAATTGCGACTCGCTTTAAG ATGCAActtcatgagctcatggagacTTTGAGCTCTACGGAACCACATTACATTAGATGTATAAAACCAAATAGTGTTCTTAAGCCTGCCATTTTTGAGAACACCAACGTTCTGCAGCAGCTTCGATGTTCA GGTGTTCTTGAAGCCATTAGAATCAGCTGCGCTGGATATCCCACTAGGAAACTATTTCATGATTTTCTTCATCGCTTTCGCATTCTTTCTCCTGAAATTCTGAAAGAAAA CAATGATGAAAAAGTTGCCTGTCAAAAGATTTTGGACAAAATAGGACTTCAGGGTTATCAG ATAGGAAGAACTAAGGTATTCCTGAGAGCTGGTCAAATGGCTGAACTGGATGCTAGAAGAACAGAGATGCGAAATAATGCAGCCAGAGGTGTTCAGAGTCAATTCCGTACTCATGTTGCTCGTGAGCAGTTCCTAATACTACGGAACACGTCTATTTGTTTGCAATCCTTTGTTAGAG CAAGATTGGCTTGTAAGCTACACGAACTCCTGAGACAGCAAGCAGCAGCACTGAAGATTCAGAAAAACACCCGATGGTATTTTGCATGGAAAACTTACTGTCAACTACGCTTGTCAGCCACTACATTGCAGACAGGGCTAAGGGCCATGGCAGCTCGCAATGAATTCAACTTTAGAAAGCAAAATAAAGCTTCTATCCATATCCAG TCCCGATGGCGTTGCCACAGAGATTACTCAAATTATATTAAATTGAAGAGAGCAGCGCTAACATATCAGTGTGCTTGGCGAAGAAGGGTTGCCAGGAAAGAGCTGCGAAAGCTCAGAATG GCTGCAAGAGATACACAAGCTCTAAAGGTGGCAAAAGAGAAACTTGAGGAACGTGTGGAAGAGCTAACAAGCCGCCTGGGCCTAGAGAAGAAACTAAGG ACTGATTTGGAGAAGTCCAAAGCAGAAGAAGTTTCTAAATTGCAGGCTGCTCTTCATGAGATGGAGCAGAGAGTAGAAGAAGTCACAGCAATGCAGGAAAGAGAATCAGCAAAAAAGGCTGTTGAAGAAGCTCTAGttcaagaaagagaaaagatcaGTTTATTGACTACTGAAATTGAGGGTCTCAAG GCACTGCTAGTAGCAGAACGAGAGGAGAATGATTTAACAAAGAAAGCACATGCTAATGCTCTGGAAGGAAATGAAGAATTGAATAAGAAAGTcaaggatgcagaggaaaaaatCAAGCAGTTTAGTGATATTGTGCAGAG ACTAGAAGTGACTGTAAGAGAAGGAGAGGCCCTTTTGCTAACGGAAAGACAACAAAGTGAAGCAGTTAGCACTGCACTAGCTGAATCTCAAGCAAGAAATGAAGCATTAGTAAGCAAGCTTGAAGATGCTGTGAAACAAAATGATCTGCTCCACGAAGCTATTAAAAG ATTTGAAGAAGCTATGGCAAATCTGGAATCTTCACTGTCAGTTGAAAAACAACAACACGAGGCAAGTGTGGTAGAACTAACTGAAGCACGAGAAAAAATTGAAGAACTTCAGAGAGAAGTTGGGGATACTGATGAAAAATCCACCATGCTTCAGACTACTATACaaag ACTTGAAGAAAGATTAAGGGAGAAGGATGATCTGTTGACTACAGAAAGACAAGAAAGTGAAGCAACTAAACAATTGCTCAGTGAATCCCAGGATAGAAATCAGGAGTTGCTCAACAAAATTGAAGATGCTGAAAAAAACATTGCACACTTTCAAGACACAATACAAAG GCATGAAGAAATTATGACAGTACTAGAAACTTCACTGAGAACTGAAAGGCAGCAAAATGATGCAATGATGAAACAACTAGCTGACTCTCAGGGAGAAATAGGAGAGCTGCAAAAGAAGCTTGAAGATGCTGATGGCAGAAGCAGTCTGCTTCAAGATTCTTTACAGAG ACTTGAAGAAGATGCTACCACAAGAGAGGCTTTATTGGTAGCTGAAAAGCAAGAAAACGAAGTGACAAAAAGGACACTAACTGAAGCTCTGGATCAAATCGAGGAATTAGTCAAGGAAGTTGAGTGTGCTAACCACAGTGTGCATCAGCTTCAAGATATTATACAAAG ACTTGAACAAAGTGCAGTTGCAAGAGAGGCTACTTTACTAACAGAAAGTCAGGAAAAAGATGCAACATCAAAAGCGCTAGCAGAAGCACAAGGAAGGATTGAAGATTTACTGAAGGAAATTTATTCTGCTAATAGAAAAATTGATCAGCTTCAAAAAACTGTAGAAAG GTTAGAAGAGGGTGCAACAACAACGGATGCTCTTTACTTTGCTGAAAGGCAAGAGCATGATCAAACGAAGAAAACACTTTCTGAAGCTCAAGAGATGAACAAAGAATTACTAACGAAAATTGTGGAGGCTGAGCAAAACAGAGGTCAGCTCCTGGAGAATGTGAAAAG ACTTGAAAAGGATTCAACTACAAGAGAGTCTTTGCTGCTTATGACAAAGCAAAGTCATGATGACACCATAAAAGTTTTGGCTGAAGCTCAAGAGCGAAACCAAGACTTAATGAACAAAGTAGAGGATTCTGATAGGAAAATTGGTCTGCTTGAAGATTCAGTAAAAAG TTTTGAAAAAAGTACAGCAGATAAAGATTCTTTATTGGCAATAGAAAGACATGAACACAGTGAAACCAAGAAAGAATTAGCTGGTGCTCAGAAAAAGATTGAGGAATTGCTAAATGAAGTGCAAGATATTCATGCAAATATCACAGAACTTGAGGACTCAATTAGGAG ACTTGAAGGAAACTTGGGATCAACCGAAGCTTTATTGCTAGCTGAAAAGGAACAGAATGCTTCCACCTTAAGATTACTTACAGAAGCACAATCGAAAATTGAAGAATTAATAAAGAAACTTGAAGATGCGGATAGAAAATCTGATAGCCTTCGAGATACGATAAAAAG ACTCGAACAAGATGGCACTGCCAAAGACGCCTTATTGCTAACTGAAAAGCAGGCACATGAGGGAACACAGAAGACTCTCACTGAAGCTCAGGAAAGGAATGAAGAATTGCTGAAGAAAATTCATGATGATGATAAACATATTCTTCAGCTTCAGTTTACCATACAGAG GCTTGAGGAAAATACAGTTGCAAATGAGAATTTGCTACTGAGAGAAAGGGAGCAAAATGATACAACAACAAAAGCGCACATTGAAAGTCAAGAAAGATATGAAGAATTACTAAAGAAATTTGTGGATGTTGACAGGAAAATTGATCTTCTTCAAGATACCATAGAAAG GCTTGGAGAAAATACAACAACAAAGGATGCTCTGTTGCTATCAGAGAGACATGAGAAGGATGCAACTAAAAAAGCACTTGCTGAGGCTGAAGAGAAAAATGAAGAGTTGCAAATGAAAGTCGAATATGCTAATGAAAAAATTGATCATCTTCAAAATACAATAAATAA GCTTCAAGAAAACATAGCTGCAAAAGATGTTTCTTTGGAAGCTTCAATGCAAGAAAATAGCACAATCAGGAAATCTCTTGCTGAAGCTCAAGAGAGAAATGATGAATTACTCAAGAAAATTAGCGATAGTGAATACAGGATCCACTTACTTCAAGACACAGTGCAGAA GCTTCAAGTAGATGCAATATCAAGATTGTCTTCTTTTGTAATGGAAAAACAAGAAAGTGATGCTGCCAAGAGAGCTGTTACTGAAGCTCATGAAAGAAATGAAGATTTATTGAAGAGAAACGAGGACCTCCTGAAGCGGAATGATGATTTGATTAAGAAAATTGAAGAGTCTGGTAAAATTGTCGCTCAACTTCAGGAGGCCTTACAAAG ACTTGAAAGAAAAGCAGCCAACTTAGAGGCTGAGAACCAAGTTCTCCGTCAACAAGCAACTGCAACTCCTCCGTCTACTGCCAAATCTTCAGCTTCACGCTCAAAGATCACAAGGATTCAT AGAAGCCCAGAGAATGGCCATATTTTGAACGGTGACATAAAACAAACTGAAATGAAGCCCTCAACTGGCACATCAGAAGCAATACCCCCCTCGGTG GGCAATGTTCCTGACTTGAGCAACCAAAAAGATTTTGAGCATGGAGAAAAACTGCAAAGAGTACTTAATCAGAAATATCAG CACCAGCAGCCCCAGGACGATCAGCAGTGGTTACTTACTTGCATTTCACAATATCTTGGATTTTCTGGGAGCAAACCTGTTGCAGCTCTTCTTATATATCAATGTATTCTCCATTGGAGATCGTTTGAAGCAATGAAGACAAATGTCTTCGACAGCATTCTGCAGACTATAAACTCAGCAACAGAG GCCCAAAATGATATGAGAACATTGGCGTATTGGTTGTCCAACTTATCTACGCTAACAGTTCTCCTTCAACGGTCATTCAAAACTACTAGGACAGCGATCTCAACTCCACAAAGACGACGATTTTCGTCGGAGCGGATATTTCATGCAAATCAAACTTCAAATGCTGGGCTTGCTTATCTCAGTGGCCAATCGGTTGTTGGATCTGGTGGACTACCCCAAGTTGAAGCAAAATATCCAGCTTTGCTATTCAAACAGCAGCTTGTGGATCTAATTGAAAAGGTTTATGGTATGATAAGTGACAGTGTGAAAAAGGAGCTAAACCCTTTGCTTGAATTGTGTATACAG GATCCACGGACTTCACACTCAAGTCTAGCAAAAGGCCATTTGAATGGCATGGCCCAACAGAACCAACTTGCGCATTGGTTGGGCATTGTGAAAATCCTCAACAGTTACTTGGATGTACTGAGGGCAAACCAT GTTCCATCAATTTTGGTGCATAAACTGTTCACTCAAATATTTTCACTGATTGATGTTCAATTATTTAACCG ATTACTTTTGCGGCGCGAGTGTTGTTCGTTTAGTAATGGAGAATATGTCAGAGCTGGACTAGCTGAACTAAAACATTGGTCCGACAATGCCGCTAGAGAG TTTGCAGGTTCAGCCTGGGAGGCATTGAGGCATATCAGACAGGCCGTTGATTTCTTG GTGATTTCTCTAAAGCCAATGAGGACATTAAGAGAGATACACACTGATGTGTGCCCT GCCCTCAGCATACAACAGCTAGAGCGAATAGTTAGTATGTATTGGGATGATGTGAATGGTACAAATACTATTTCAGCGGAG TTTACATCAAGCTTGAAAGCTGCGGTACACGAGGAATCGAATACTGTCACTACTTTTTCTATACTGCTCGATGATGATTCCAG CATACCTTTTTCACTTGATGACATTACAAAAACATTACCAGTCATTGAGGTGGCTGATGACGACTTGCTATCATTTGTCCATGAAAACCCAAGCTTTGCGTTTTTATTGCAAAGGGAGTAg